In Halorhabdus rudnickae, the following proteins share a genomic window:
- a CDS encoding DUF1667 domain-containing protein, whose translation MSTETVELTCIACPVGCDVSLEVEDGEIQSIEGNTCPRGAEYAKEEYRNPTRILPTTARVSGGVLPRVPVKSAEPMPKPELEAAMREIAAVEVQAPIELGDVIVENVCGTGVDIVATRDLPAAEDGPKAAD comes from the coding sequence ATGAGCACCGAAACCGTCGAACTCACCTGTATCGCCTGCCCGGTCGGCTGTGACGTGTCCCTGGAAGTCGAAGACGGCGAGATCCAGTCCATCGAAGGGAATACCTGCCCTCGAGGGGCGGAGTACGCCAAAGAGGAGTACCGCAACCCGACCCGGATCCTGCCGACGACCGCCCGCGTCAGTGGTGGCGTGCTCCCGCGAGTGCCGGTCAAATCGGCCGAGCCGATGCCAAAGCCCGAACTGGAGGCCGCCATGCGCGAGATCGCGGCTGTGGAGGTCCAGGCCCCGATCGAACTCGGCGACGTGATCGTCGAAAACGTGTGTGGCACTGGTGTCGACATCGTCGCGACTCGCGATCTCCCTGCAGCCGAGGACGGGCCGAAAGCCGCTGACTGA
- a CDS encoding NAD(P)/FAD-dependent oxidoreductase, with amino-acid sequence MNHQTDVAVIGGGVSGTAIARELSRYELDITLLEAAPDVCTGTSKANTALLHAGFNADPDKQKGRLNVRGNELYHERIQHELDVPIEWRGALVVATEEAERPKLDSLLQQGRENGIEDLEIVEGDRLDELEPHLTDDAIAALWAPTAGIVNPFELTVGFANNAVSNGATVELDAEVTDIEETTDGFHVETERGDIEAKIVVNAAGLYADVVSEMVGVDDFEITPRRGEYYLYDKETDIDVQRTVFPVPTEVTKGIVVTPTDEGNVMIGPNAEEVDSPTNKATTREGLDEVLSGAQETIPELSKDDVIREFAGLRPAIKETGDFRIQIERRDPGFINVAGIQSPGLASAPAVAEHVVDLVSDLEGGLTEDPLFDPHYSPPPKTRHMSHAERAALIEEDSAYGQIICRCEMITEGEIRDAINEPVGARTINAIKRRVRPGAGRCQGGFCQPRVVEILAEERGVDETEIKLEGDGSEVLIGDTKELLLTESGEEVSADD; translated from the coding sequence ATGAACCACCAGACGGACGTAGCAGTCATCGGCGGCGGCGTCAGCGGCACAGCTATCGCTCGTGAACTTTCCCGGTACGAACTGGATATTACGTTGCTTGAAGCAGCCCCAGACGTCTGTACTGGGACGAGCAAGGCGAACACGGCCCTTCTGCACGCTGGGTTCAACGCAGACCCGGATAAACAGAAGGGGCGGCTGAACGTCAGAGGTAACGAACTCTACCACGAACGGATCCAGCACGAACTCGATGTCCCAATCGAGTGGCGTGGCGCTCTCGTGGTCGCAACTGAGGAAGCCGAACGCCCGAAACTCGACTCGCTACTGCAACAGGGCCGCGAGAACGGCATCGAAGACCTCGAAATCGTCGAGGGCGATCGGCTCGACGAGTTGGAACCACACCTCACCGACGACGCGATCGCTGCCCTCTGGGCCCCAACAGCCGGAATCGTCAACCCCTTCGAACTCACGGTCGGGTTCGCCAACAACGCCGTCAGCAACGGCGCGACGGTCGAACTCGATGCCGAAGTGACGGACATCGAGGAGACTACCGACGGGTTCCACGTTGAGACAGAGCGGGGCGACATCGAGGCCAAGATTGTCGTCAACGCAGCCGGGTTGTACGCAGATGTCGTCTCCGAAATGGTCGGCGTTGATGACTTCGAGATCACGCCGCGTCGCGGCGAGTACTACCTCTACGACAAGGAGACGGACATCGACGTCCAGCGGACCGTCTTCCCCGTCCCCACCGAGGTTACCAAGGGAATCGTCGTGACACCGACCGACGAGGGTAACGTGATGATCGGCCCGAACGCCGAAGAGGTCGATAGTCCGACGAACAAGGCCACCACCCGCGAAGGCTTAGACGAGGTCCTTTCAGGGGCCCAAGAGACCATCCCTGAACTCTCGAAAGACGATGTCATTCGGGAGTTCGCGGGCCTTCGACCGGCCATCAAAGAGACTGGCGACTTCCGGATCCAGATCGAACGACGCGACCCGGGATTCATCAACGTCGCCGGGATCCAGTCGCCGGGCCTGGCCTCGGCACCGGCGGTCGCCGAGCACGTGGTCGATCTCGTCAGCGATCTCGAAGGCGGACTGACCGAGGATCCGCTGTTCGATCCACACTATTCACCACCGCCCAAGACCAGACACATGAGCCACGCGGAACGAGCCGCATTGATCGAAGAAGATTCAGCGTACGGCCAGATCATCTGTCGGTGTGAGATGATCACCGAGGGCGAAATCCGGGACGCCATCAACGAACCAGTCGGTGCCCGAACGATCAACGCTATCAAGCGACGAGTTCGCCCCGGGGCCGGTCGCTGTCAGGGTGGCTTTTGCCAACCGCGCGTCGTCGAAATCCTGGCCGAAGAGCGCGGCGTCGACGAAACCGAGATCAAACTCGAGGGTGACGGCTCGGAGGTCCTGATCGGTGACACCAAAGAACTGCTGCTGACCGAGAGCGGCGAGGAGGTGAGTGCCGATGACTGA
- a CDS encoding NAD(P)/FAD-dependent oxidoreductase has translation MTETEADAIESTQSAGTAESAIRQEAHDLVVVGGGPAGLAAAQEAYDHGVEDIVILERDFELGGILQQCIHNGFGLHYFDEELTGPEYAQEFIENVADRGVDIRLNTMVQEVTDEKTVYAVSEDDGLTEIDAEAVVLAMGCRERTREALDIPGDRPAGVFSAGTAQRYINMEGKMPGEKAVILGSGDIGLIMARRMYLEGADVEAVLEILPYTGGLTRNVVQCLEDFDIPLRTQQTITEIYGDERVEGVTVQEVDDDFEPIPGTEYDIECDTVLLSVGLIPENELSEDAGVDMHPVTGGPVVDDGRETSVDDIYACGNVLHVHDLVDWVTEESMIAGRSVAKQLNDEIEVREEPIEIESTGSVSYVVPERISKVDDEREEIPLYLRVYAPMDEVFVTVESGDEQLAQEFERRAEPGEMITVHVDADALADLPENRLTVDVVPKEEI, from the coding sequence ATGACTGAAACCGAGGCCGATGCTATCGAATCGACCCAGTCAGCCGGGACAGCCGAGAGTGCGATCCGTCAAGAGGCCCACGATCTGGTGGTCGTCGGCGGCGGGCCGGCCGGACTTGCGGCGGCCCAGGAAGCCTACGATCACGGCGTCGAGGACATCGTCATTCTCGAACGGGACTTCGAACTCGGGGGCATCCTCCAGCAGTGCATCCACAACGGCTTTGGCCTGCACTACTTCGACGAGGAGTTGACGGGGCCTGAATACGCCCAGGAGTTCATCGAGAACGTCGCTGACCGCGGCGTAGACATCCGGCTGAACACGATGGTCCAGGAGGTAACCGACGAGAAGACGGTCTACGCCGTCAGCGAGGACGACGGGCTGACCGAGATCGACGCCGAAGCTGTCGTTCTGGCGATGGGCTGTCGAGAGCGAACGCGAGAGGCGTTGGACATTCCGGGGGATCGCCCGGCCGGCGTCTTCAGCGCCGGGACCGCCCAGCGCTACATCAACATGGAAGGGAAGATGCCCGGCGAGAAGGCAGTCATTCTCGGCTCGGGAGACATCGGCCTCATCATGGCGCGACGGATGTATCTCGAGGGTGCCGACGTCGAGGCAGTCCTGGAGATTTTGCCCTACACTGGCGGGCTGACCCGCAACGTCGTCCAGTGTCTGGAAGACTTCGACATCCCATTACGGACCCAACAGACCATCACCGAGATTTACGGCGACGAACGCGTCGAAGGCGTCACCGTTCAGGAAGTCGACGACGACTTCGAGCCGATCCCCGGCACCGAGTACGACATCGAGTGTGACACCGTCCTGCTGTCGGTCGGTTTGATCCCCGAAAACGAACTCTCCGAAGACGCTGGCGTGGACATGCATCCCGTAACGGGCGGCCCGGTCGTCGACGACGGCCGGGAGACCAGCGTCGATGACATCTACGCCTGTGGGAACGTCCTGCACGTCCATGACCTGGTCGACTGGGTGACCGAGGAGAGCATGATCGCCGGTCGGTCGGTCGCCAAACAGCTCAACGACGAGATCGAGGTCCGCGAGGAGCCAATCGAGATCGAATCCACCGGCTCGGTGAGCTACGTCGTCCCCGAACGGATCAGCAAGGTGGACGACGAACGGGAGGAGATCCCACTGTATCTGCGGGTCTACGCGCCGATGGACGAGGTCTTCGTCACGGTCGAGAGTGGTGACGAGCAGTTGGCCCAGGAATTCGAGCGTCGTGCCGAACCCGGCGAGATGATTACCGTCCATGTCGATGCCGACGCGCTTGCAGACCTCCCGGAGAATCGTCTCACGGTCGACGTTGTTCCGAAGGAGGAGATCTAG
- a CDS encoding AbrB/MazE/SpoVT family DNA-binding domain-containing protein gives MSEATRVTEKGQATIPKDLREKYDLEPGDEVVWLDTDDGIVVKKRTRTTGRGLLVPEETAEEKRTEISAELQRRLRDRRDRNYEDG, from the coding sequence ATGAGTGAGGCCACCCGTGTCACGGAGAAGGGACAGGCGACGATCCCGAAGGATCTCCGTGAGAAGTACGATCTCGAACCGGGCGACGAAGTCGTGTGGTTGGACACAGACGACGGTATCGTCGTGAAAAAGCGAACGCGCACGACCGGACGCGGTCTGCTCGTGCCCGAGGAGACCGCCGAGGAGAAACGCACAGAGATTTCCGCGGAGCTACAGCGTCGTCTTCGTGATCGACGAGACCGCAACTACGAGGACGGCTGA
- a CDS encoding sodium:solute symporter family transporter yields MVSSMLALGLTVLTLVAFSGLGLWHSRGRVGSVEDLITARDSVGPRRLTATLLASVMGVWILLSAPEAGASFGIAAVVGYAIGEALPMLAYAKIGPRVREVIPDGHSLTEYAHARYGAAMYAFVLLVSALYMFVFLAAELTGISRALALIAEVPQWQTAVLVGGFVLLYTGYGGLRASIFTDTIQAIIVLPLVVLAAAGAILALGGPGAVYTGIASTNPTLLDPGFWPGLQFGLALAFAILGAELINQTWWQRIYAGADDETVRRGFLRAAIGNGLIILVAALFGVIAAGHTNVVTDPASAGYNADVSFFLLLGETFPEWLVLVVVLLALLLVMSSVDTLFNALSSLVTADLPRLLEEPTDRTLALGSRVFTVAVAIAAIYVSLEARSVLRLFFLADLLGAAVAFPLIYGLFSRRLTGPGALVSSLAGLAFGLAYFPDLREYITAIPIVGDALPVADPFYLTSFGGAFLISTLLTLSASRLSRSTFDHDGLSETVRRLDDGSGERAD; encoded by the coding sequence ATGGTGAGTTCCATGCTCGCGCTCGGGTTGACAGTCCTGACGCTGGTCGCGTTCTCGGGATTGGGGCTGTGGCACTCCCGAGGGCGCGTCGGCTCGGTGGAAGATCTGATCACGGCCCGGGATTCCGTCGGTCCCCGTCGGCTGACGGCCACGCTCCTCGCGTCGGTCATGGGCGTCTGGATCCTGCTCTCGGCGCCCGAGGCCGGTGCAAGCTTCGGTATCGCGGCCGTGGTCGGCTACGCAATCGGGGAGGCCCTGCCCATGCTCGCCTACGCGAAGATCGGTCCCCGCGTCCGCGAGGTCATCCCCGACGGCCACTCGCTGACGGAGTACGCCCACGCGCGGTACGGCGCGGCGATGTACGCGTTCGTCCTGCTCGTCAGCGCACTCTACATGTTCGTCTTTCTCGCGGCCGAGTTGACGGGAATCTCGCGGGCACTCGCACTCATCGCCGAAGTTCCGCAGTGGCAGACAGCCGTCCTCGTCGGTGGGTTCGTCCTGCTGTATACGGGCTATGGCGGTCTCCGGGCGAGTATCTTCACCGACACGATCCAAGCGATCATCGTCCTGCCGCTGGTGGTGCTGGCGGCGGCCGGCGCGATACTCGCGCTGGGTGGCCCCGGTGCCGTCTACACCGGAATTGCGAGTACGAACCCGACGCTGCTCGATCCCGGGTTCTGGCCCGGCTTGCAGTTCGGACTCGCGCTCGCGTTCGCCATTCTGGGTGCGGAACTCATCAATCAGACCTGGTGGCAACGGATCTACGCCGGTGCAGACGACGAAACCGTCCGCAGAGGATTTCTCAGAGCCGCTATCGGGAACGGCCTGATCATCCTGGTCGCGGCGCTGTTCGGCGTCATCGCCGCTGGCCACACGAACGTCGTGACTGACCCGGCGAGTGCGGGATACAACGCCGATGTCTCCTTTTTCCTACTGCTGGGTGAGACGTTCCCCGAGTGGCTCGTCCTGGTCGTGGTTCTGCTTGCACTACTTCTGGTAATGAGTTCCGTTGACACGCTGTTCAACGCCCTGTCGAGTCTCGTGACCGCCGACCTCCCACGCCTGCTGGAGGAGCCAACCGATCGGACGCTCGCACTCGGTTCGCGGGTGTTCACAGTCGCCGTCGCCATCGCCGCGATCTACGTCAGTCTGGAAGCTCGTAGCGTCCTCCGGCTGTTCTTCCTGGCCGATCTGTTGGGGGCCGCAGTGGCGTTTCCGCTGATCTACGGTCTGTTCTCCCGGCGGTTGACCGGCCCCGGTGCGCTGGTCAGTAGCCTTGCCGGCCTCGCGTTCGGCCTCGCGTACTTCCCGGACCTCCGGGAGTACATCACTGCGATCCCGATCGTTGGCGACGCACTGCCGGTTGCAGATCCGTTCTATCTCACTTCCTTTGGCGGTGCGTTCCTGATCTCGACCCTGCTGACGCTGTCCGCCTCTCGTCTCTCTCGTTCGACGTTCGATCACGATGGGCTCTCCGAGACAGTTCGTCGACTCGATGACGGATCCGGAGAACGAGCCGACTGA
- a CDS encoding TenA family protein, with amino-acid sequence MSDADRTEAVPDTFRTYAADRPDARFTEWLRARAEPDWSSAVEHPFVKELAGGTIDDGVFRRYLLQDYAFLDALVGAFGYAVGDAAGMDARSQLVDFLAVLTDDEDGYFERSFEALEVSESVYAHPEPTDTTRAFEDLLGRAAREGGYAETLAVLVPAEWVYLSWAEAHVDAEPGAFYLREWIDLHANDGFRSFVGWLREELDREGAAASPRRQARLDRSFRRTVELEVDFFETAYRDDSRQSSGGEREW; translated from the coding sequence ATGAGCGACGCCGATCGCACGGAAGCAGTCCCGGATACCTTTCGGACGTACGCGGCCGATCGGCCAGACGCCCGGTTCACCGAGTGGCTCCGCGCTCGGGCTGAGCCCGACTGGTCATCGGCTGTCGAACATCCCTTCGTCAAGGAACTCGCCGGGGGCACGATAGACGATGGCGTCTTCCGCCGGTACCTGTTGCAGGATTACGCCTTTCTCGACGCCCTCGTCGGGGCGTTCGGCTACGCGGTCGGTGACGCTGCGGGCATGGATGCGCGCTCGCAGCTCGTCGATTTCCTCGCCGTGTTGACCGACGACGAAGACGGCTACTTCGAGCGCTCCTTCGAGGCACTGGAGGTGTCCGAGTCGGTGTATGCCCACCCCGAACCGACCGATACCACACGGGCCTTCGAGGATCTGCTCGGGCGGGCGGCCCGTGAAGGTGGTTACGCCGAGACGTTGGCCGTACTCGTCCCGGCGGAGTGGGTCTACCTCTCGTGGGCTGAGGCCCACGTCGATGCCGAACCCGGCGCGTTCTACCTGCGGGAGTGGATCGACCTCCACGCCAACGATGGGTTCCGGTCGTTCGTCGGCTGGCTGCGGGAGGAACTCGATCGGGAGGGAGCCGCGGCCTCGCCCCGTCGACAGGCACGTCTCGATCGATCCTTCCGACGGACGGTCGAACTCGAAGTCGACTTCTTCGAGACTGCCTACAGGGACGATTCCAGGCAGTCCTCGGGAGGGGAGCGCGAATGGTGA
- a CDS encoding PIN domain-containing protein: MATYTADAVSLLVYLVDALPTRADRLFAEAEAGETVIHTPSTAFAEVLYAVAHDKDVRGVTLTGTPEETREALVGSGPISIAPMTGPTVTEYAQIVDEFTIHDGLVVASHRARNTDAIITTDGTIREAGYDIVWG, from the coding sequence ATGGCGACCTACACTGCAGATGCTGTTTCCCTCCTGGTGTATCTCGTCGATGCGCTTCCCACACGAGCGGACCGTCTCTTTGCCGAAGCCGAAGCAGGTGAGACGGTCATCCACACCCCGAGCACAGCTTTCGCGGAAGTTCTCTACGCTGTGGCGCACGACAAGGACGTTCGAGGCGTCACGCTCACAGGAACGCCGGAGGAAACGAGAGAGGCACTGGTAGGGAGTGGTCCGATCTCGATCGCACCGATGACGGGACCCACAGTGACCGAATACGCCCAGATTGTCGACGAATTTACCATCCATGATGGACTTGTCGTTGCGAGTCATCGGGCACGGAACACCGACGCGATCATCACCACGGATGGAACCATTCGCGAGGCCGGGTACGATATTGTCTGGGGGTGA
- a CDS encoding DUF2080 family transposase-associated protein has translation MDRYEIEGEEVLGRTAKPSGNSAHVIVPKRWRGADVKVVRTSEPTEQDEE, from the coding sequence ATGGATAGGTACGAAATCGAAGGCGAAGAAGTGCTTGGGAGAACTGCAAAACCCTCGGGCAACAGTGCCCACGTCATCGTTCCCAAGCGCTGGCGCGGGGCCGACGTGAAAGTCGTCCGAACCTCAGAGCCCACCGAACAGGACGAAGAATGA
- a CDS encoding RNA-guided endonuclease InsQ/TnpB family protein, with the protein MAEVRRTVVVKLDMDDSDATLLHETVEEYLWACNYVVRDAWQDDYKPTSKTKLHDRTYSDVRKQTRLQANLVQSARNRAAEAIKGVVARWQNGKKASQPHFTTPSVRYDKRSATFHDDHVSLSTVNGRIEAEYVLPPEGDNPHTKYLRDDDYEVTGATLQYRDATDTFYLHIGTKADVESEIPDEGDAENSTVLGVDLGIEQIAVTSTGMFWSGGYLNHRRREYERVRGDLQRTGTESAHRTIERMGDRETRWVEDYLHRISKALVQEAVSHGCDRIAFEELTDIRDRMPGAKKFHAWAFRRLYDYTAYKAETEGIDATQVDPAYTSKRCSKCGTTLDENRPSQEKFCCQKCGYEVNADYNAAKNIGFRLLRAGQKSPHGGATRHLALNSGTLNVNGGYSPATQ; encoded by the coding sequence ATGGCGGAAGTGCGTCGAACGGTCGTCGTCAAACTCGACATGGACGACAGCGACGCAACTCTCCTCCACGAAACCGTCGAGGAGTACCTGTGGGCCTGCAACTACGTCGTCCGCGACGCATGGCAGGACGACTACAAGCCCACCTCGAAAACGAAACTCCACGACCGGACGTACTCCGACGTGCGCAAACAGACACGCCTGCAAGCGAATCTTGTTCAATCCGCACGCAACCGGGCGGCCGAAGCCATCAAAGGCGTCGTCGCCCGCTGGCAGAACGGCAAGAAAGCCTCACAACCGCACTTCACGACGCCATCCGTTCGATACGACAAACGGAGTGCGACGTTCCACGACGACCACGTATCCCTCTCCACGGTGAACGGGCGTATCGAAGCCGAGTACGTTCTGCCGCCAGAGGGAGATAATCCTCACACGAAGTACCTCCGCGACGACGACTACGAGGTCACGGGTGCGACGCTTCAGTACCGCGACGCGACGGACACCTTTTATCTCCACATCGGAACGAAGGCCGACGTGGAGTCCGAGATACCGGACGAAGGCGACGCCGAGAACAGTACAGTCCTCGGCGTCGACCTCGGTATCGAACAGATAGCCGTCACGTCAACCGGGATGTTCTGGAGCGGTGGATACCTCAACCACCGTCGCCGGGAGTACGAACGGGTCCGTGGCGACCTACAACGGACGGGCACGGAATCGGCCCATCGAACCATCGAACGGATGGGCGACCGAGAGACGCGGTGGGTCGAAGATTACCTACACCGTATCTCAAAAGCCCTCGTCCAAGAAGCCGTCTCGCACGGGTGCGACCGGATAGCGTTCGAGGAGTTGACGGACATCCGCGACCGGATGCCGGGCGCAAAGAAGTTCCATGCGTGGGCGTTCCGCCGGCTGTACGACTACACGGCGTACAAGGCCGAAACGGAGGGTATCGACGCCACGCAGGTAGACCCGGCGTACACGTCCAAGCGGTGTTCGAAGTGCGGGACGACGCTGGACGAGAACCGTCCGTCGCAAGAGAAGTTCTGTTGCCAGAAGTGTGGGTACGAAGTCAACGCGGACTACAACGCGGCGAAGAACATCGGCTTTCGGCTACTCCGTGCGGGGCAAAAGTCTCCACACGGAGGGGCGACCCGTCACCTCGCCCTGAACTCGGGGACGCTGAACGTGAATGGCGGCTACTCGCCTGCCACCCAGTAG
- the tenA gene encoding thiaminase II, producing MSFTDELEPVADEYWKAIVDHPMVSQLGDGTLEEAPFKYWVRQDYIYLIEYGRVFALGAANAPSLGQMGRFAELLDATINTEMDLHREYATEFDINETELEATTPSPTTRGYTDFLVRTASVGTFGDTVAALLPCMWGFNETAKRLNATGRPDEERYAAWIDTYAGAEFTELTEWCLDLMDAVAAEATKPDRERYRDLFETSARYEYRFWDAAWRQEEWSV from the coding sequence ATGAGCTTCACCGACGAGCTTGAACCAGTCGCCGACGAGTACTGGAAGGCAATCGTCGACCATCCGATGGTCTCACAACTGGGAGACGGGACGCTCGAAGAAGCGCCATTCAAATATTGGGTTCGCCAGGATTACATCTATCTGATCGAGTATGGACGCGTCTTCGCACTGGGAGCCGCGAACGCCCCGTCACTCGGTCAGATGGGTCGGTTCGCGGAGTTACTCGACGCGACGATCAACACCGAGATGGACCTTCACCGGGAGTACGCTACCGAGTTCGACATCAATGAGACCGAACTCGAAGCGACGACCCCGTCTCCGACGACCCGTGGGTACACGGACTTTCTCGTCCGGACGGCCTCTGTTGGGACGTTCGGTGACACGGTCGCCGCGTTGCTACCCTGCATGTGGGGATTCAACGAGACGGCAAAGCGACTCAACGCAACGGGTCGTCCGGACGAGGAGCGCTACGCCGCCTGGATCGACACCTATGCGGGCGCGGAATTTACGGAACTCACCGAGTGGTGTTTAGACTTGATGGATGCTGTCGCTGCGGAGGCGACGAAACCGGACCGCGAGCGGTACCGTGACTTGTTCGAAACGTCGGCCCGCTACGAGTATCGGTTCTGGGACGCCGCCTGGCGCCAGGAGGAGTGGTCGGTATGA